AGCGCAACAGATCAAAATAACGTTGTCCTTCCAATGCCAGTTCTACCCTGCGTTCGCGGCGTATCTCCTGCCGGAGGTCCATACCCCAGGTTGCCAGCTCTGTTATGATCATATGATGCATACCAACCCTGTCGCGCAGTTTATTGATCGTCATATCCAGATCTCCCTGTGTGAGTTTACCCTGCATCTCGCGGGCTTCTGCATAGTTCAGCAATACTTCTGCATAGCGCATGATATGCACATCGTTCGGGTCCTTGTTGTAAGTAGCTACGGCGGATACCTGTACATATTTGGTAAAGTAATAACCGGTAGCAGTTACACAACCTTTTTTATCTGAATTAAATTTAGGCAGGTTGTAGATATCCGAAGGACTTGCATCTGCATCTCCATCATCTTTTCCACCCCAGGTACTACCCGGCGCCAGTACGGTTTGTGACAAACGGGGGTCCCGGTTTTTGAACACATCACCATAAGCTGTTTGTGCATCTTCGTTGTATAAAGATGATTTTTCAATAGGCTTACCATCTGTACACAAATAGGCATCCATCAGGGATTTGGTAGGATTAAAGCGTGCTGTCTGATCCGGCACCTGGCTCTCACGGCTCATGTTATGCATCGATACATCTATCAGGTACAACCTGGCCAGTATCGTTTCCTTATTGGCGCCTCCGGCCAGTTTACCTTTTTGTGTAAACAGGTCGTTATAACATTTGTCGGGGCCGCCGGCGGTATACAGCTGATAAGTATTCAGGTCCATAACGGCTTTGGCTGCAGCTTCTGCTACATCATACCTGCCGTAGAAAAGTGCTATCCGCGATTTCCAGCCCAGTGCTGCGCCTTTGGTAATGCGGCCCAGGTCTGCGGAGGTATAAGATACCGGCAATTCAGCAGCAGCAGAATCCAGTTGCTGCAGTATAAAATCAACCACCTGCGCACGTGGGGAACGTGGGCCATATACCTGGTCATCACCGATGTTCAGCGTATTAGTGATCAGGGGTACATCTCCAAAGAAAAAACTGATATAGCTATACAGGAACGCGCGCAGAAATCTTACTTCTCCCGCAAACTGGTCCATAGTGCCCTGTTTGATCCCCTGCGCTTTCTGGTAATTCTCCAGGAAGTGATTACAACGGCGGATGCCTTTATACTGGGCTACCCATTCTGAATTTAAAGTACCGGTGGTAAAATCATAATTACCCGTAGAAATAGCCAGGTAGTCAGACATGGGTGGGTAGATCGTATTATCTCCCAGATTCTCCATATCTATCACATTCTTGCCTTTCAGGTAATCATAGCAGGCGTTCACCGCCAACTTCAATTGTCCCTCTGTTTTCCAGAATTCCTCGTTTGGAACAGCATCCAATGCACTACGGTTCAGGAAATCCTTTGAACAACCGAACAGGCAACAGACGAATGCACCTGTTATGCTCCATATTGCTATGCGTGTAAAACGGAATGTATGCTTTTGCTGCATGGCATTGATTATTTAAAGTTAATGTTAAGACCGAAAACGATCGTTTTCACCTGCGGATATGTTCCTCCACTGCTGGTCACTGTTTCCGGATCATATGCATAAAAGAAGTTTGTTTTTGTAAACAGGTTGTCCGCAGAAACATAGGCCCTCAACTGTTGCATGCGCAATT
The Chitinophaga sp. MM2321 DNA segment above includes these coding regions:
- a CDS encoding RagB/SusD family nutrient uptake outer membrane protein; the protein is MQQKHTFRFTRIAIWSITGAFVCCLFGCSKDFLNRSALDAVPNEEFWKTEGQLKLAVNACYDYLKGKNVIDMENLGDNTIYPPMSDYLAISTGNYDFTTGTLNSEWVAQYKGIRRCNHFLENYQKAQGIKQGTMDQFAGEVRFLRAFLYSYISFFFGDVPLITNTLNIGDDQVYGPRSPRAQVVDFILQQLDSAAAELPVSYTSADLGRITKGAALGWKSRIALFYGRYDVAEAAAKAVMDLNTYQLYTAGGPDKCYNDLFTQKGKLAGGANKETILARLYLIDVSMHNMSRESQVPDQTARFNPTKSLMDAYLCTDGKPIEKSSLYNEDAQTAYGDVFKNRDPRLSQTVLAPGSTWGGKDDGDADASPSDIYNLPKFNSDKKGCVTATGYYFTKYVQVSAVATYNKDPNDVHIMRYAEVLLNYAEAREMQGKLTQGDLDMTINKLRDRVGMHHMIITELATWGMDLRQEIRRERRVELALEGQRYFDLLRWKEGSLLAADVKGMKKAFIPTYMQPYVASVPVDANGYMIVNTNRRFTDPKNYLWPVPLTQFQRNPDLGQNPGWE